A stretch of Castanea sativa cultivar Marrone di Chiusa Pesio chromosome 2, ASM4071231v1 DNA encodes these proteins:
- the LOC142624570 gene encoding uncharacterized protein LOC142624570 isoform X4, whose amino-acid sequence MTFVASDPLSELVWSPHKGLSLKCADSSFANKKPSLLWGAGPSNVDFPAPQSFMGGSSTTDKPVDEVITPQVASHTKDDFAGANTSNASLTSAGGGMPECQPNHEHKTGPICNMEEVNNMVGSSVLQVTRKEDIRKSEGDDICAPINVQMDEISETGENNVPSLPGLVNGGLSDIIPTKIVEPKPDMVANESFSEDSRGGGRDFGSGNHILGKNINLASDVLPVDKCKASETPVQNLSSPGKRPLEMLEFTAENDLRTLIGDSACGAANKIVEPEFNEGKTGFQPDEVVLRRGKTVLIEVSPTNSRIHMPRSKGKEKALSDGDIDRRLSKEEDVSHESVESCNSGLFSTGKKRWSVEGHMIVGSKKIKSQIQDTPGSTSYVKQDSSFMNWITNIMKGFSKPMQGEAPSLSLAIAHPDHGHQNLLTCNKNHDPGFKNNGFQSIFQSLYCPKAGGETTLFNANYQTGEGSKEHELDNKMCNINATPISICGDGDKICRQNLLPNDKLDESTSGNGADSLNQPKTFPVTFVSSKENSKINSRENKKSCNVDFGNEKDGISSNSSLGKRRTISAENFDSELPAEGKTTNDYRNSLWITRFCAKTSGPVLNVDDCIQSIGVGLECSTDCTRPLPCPENYVGFSKNHKSVAVRELSAEGPMLALGKESQKCPADTDAVVGSNWIKGHNDQKSVNKLNPKLPSPKFESSEAMASIFARRLDALKHIMPSDVKDTVICFFCGIKGHHLQECSEITESEIEDLLRNINSYNGAEESPCLCIRCFQFNHWAVACPSTSSRGRHQTRCGLVGPREMQNKTGGKENSKLLTGWKNQFPAACDGSALSISDHNFNWKPNEFIAPEEIGSNANSLKKYIASSPVENYSKENQIMSINRKLSDVPKGIFNAVKSLRLSRSDILKWMNSHMSLSPLDGFFLRLRLGKWQEGLGGTGYHVAYITGKQRENAPQNAKNSISVNVGGIKCLVESQYVSNHDFLEWLNSHHILQDELMAWWSATSRDGAQIPSEEDLNLKVKKRKVLGF is encoded by the exons ATGACATTTGTGGCCTCTGATCCCCTTTCTGAACTAGTTTGGTCTCCGCATAAAGGTTTGAGTCTCAAATGTGCTGATTCCAGCTTTGCCAATAAAAAACCCTCACTTTTGTGGGGTGCAGGACCAAGCAATGTGGATTTTCCAGCACCTCAAAGCTTTATGGGCGGGAGTTCTACAACTGACAAACCTGTAGATGAAGTCATTACACCACAAGTGGCAAGTCATACAAAGGATGATTTTGCTGGTGCAAATACTTCAAATGCATCTCTTACAAGTGCTGGTGGTGGCATGCCAGAATGTCAGCCAAATCATGAACATAAGACAG GACCTATTTGTAATATGGAGGAAGTGAACAACATGGTAGGATCATCTGTTCTACAAGTTACTCGAAAGGAGGATATAAGAAAGAGTGAAGGTGATGATATTTGTGCCCCAATCAATGTTCAAATGGATGAAATATCTGAGACCGGAGAAAACAATGTTCCTAGTTTGCCAG GTCTGGTAAATGGAGGATTATCTGATATTATACCAACCAAAATAGTTGAACCTAAACCTGACATGGTGGCGAATGAATCATTTTCTGAGGACTCTAGAGGTGGAGGCAGAGATTTTGGAAGTGGCAATCATATATTGGGaaagaatattaatttggcCTCTGATGTTCTCCCCGTGGATAAATGCAAAGCTTCTGAAACTCCAGTCCAGAATCTTAGTTCCCCAGGCAAAAGACCTTTGGAAATGCTGGAGTTCACTGCAGAGAATGATTTACGAACTCTGATTGGTGATAGTGCTTGTGGTGCAGCGAATAAGATTGTAGAACCAGAGTTCAATGAAGGTAAAACTGGCTTTCAGCCGGATGAAGTTGTACTTCGCAGAGGCAAGACCGTTCTGATTGAAGTCTCTCCAACTAACAGCAGAATCCATATGCCTCGAAGCAAAGGCAAGGAAAAGGCTTTATCTGATGGAGATATTGATCGAAGATTGTCAAAAGAGGAGGATGTTAGCCATGAGAGTGTTGAAAGCTGCAACAGTGGGTTGTTTTCAACAGGCAAGAAGAGGTGGAGCGTTGAAGGACACATGATTGTTGGgagtaaaaaaatcaaaagccaAATTCAAGATACACCCGGTTCAACATCCTATGTTAAACAAGATAGCTCCTTTATGAATTGGATAACGAACATTATGAAGGGTTTCTCAAAACCAATGCAAGGTGAGGcaccttctctttctcttgctATTGCACATCCTGATCATGGACATCAGAATCTTCTCACATGCAACAAGAATCATGATCCAGGATTCAAAAATAATGGTTTTCAGTCAATTTTTCAGTCCTTATATTGTCCAAAGGCAGGAGGAGAAACAACATTGTTTAATGCCAATTATCAAACTGGAGAAGGATCTAAGGAGCATGAGCTGGATAACAAGATGTGCAACATTAATGCTACTCCAATATCCATTTGTGGGGATGGTGATAAAATATGCAGACAAAATCTGCTGCCAAATGATAAGCTTGATGAATCAACCTCTGGAAATGGAGCAGATTCATTAAACCAGCCTAAAACATTTCCAGTGACATTTGTTTCCAGCAAGGAAAATAGCAAGATTAATTCCAGGGAGAATAAAAAGTCATGCAACGTGGACTTTGGAAATGAGAAAGATGGAATAAGCTCCAATTCTTCTCTGGGTAAGCGTAGGACTATCAGTGCTGAGAACTTTGATTCTGAGCTGCCAGCTGAAGGGAAGACAACTAATGATTACAGAAATAGCTTGTGGATAACTCGGTTTTGTGCAAAAACTTCTGGCCCTGTGTTAAACGTGGATGATTGCATCCAGAGTATTGGTGTAGGTCTTGAGTGCTCCACTGATTGCACAAGACCTCTTCCTTGTCCTGAGAATTATGTTGGCTTTTCCAAAAACCACAAAAGTGTGGCAGTAAGGGAGCTCTCTGCTGAAGGTCCAATGCTTGCTTTGGGCAAAGAATCACAGAAGTGTCCTGCTGATACTGACGCGGTTGTTGGTTCTAATTGGATCAAAGGCCACAATGACCAGAAATCTGTAAATAAATTGAACCCTAAATTGCCTTCTCCAAAGTTTGAAAGTTCAGAGGCAATGGCTTCTATCTTTGCAAGAAGATTGGATGCCCTAAAACACATCATGCCATCAGATGTAAAAGATACTGTAATCTGTTTCTTTTGTGGCATAAAGGGTCACCATTTACAAGAGTGTTCTGAGATAACAGAAAGTGAGATTGAGGATCTTCTAAGGAATATCAATTCCTACAATGGGGCAGAAGAATCGCCTTGTTTGTGCATTAGATGTTTCCAGTTCAATCATTGGGCTGTTGCATGTCCCAGTACATCCTCAAGAGGGCGACATCAAACAAGATGTGGTTTGGTTGGTCCTAGAGAAATGCAGAATAAAACAGGAGGTAAAGAAAATTCAAAGCTGCTAACTGGTTGGAAGAATCAATTTCCAGCTGCTTGTGACGGGAGTGCTCTTAGTATATCAGACCATAATTTTAATTGGAAACCAAATGAATTCATAGCCCCTGAAGAAATAGGATCTAATGCAAATTCATTGAAGAAGTACATTGCTTCAAGTCCTGTGGAAAactattcaaaagaaaatcagATCATGTCTATCAATAGGAAACTTTCTGATGTACCAAAAGGAATCTTTAACGCCGTAAAAAGCCTTCGTTTGTCTCGCTCAGATATCCTAAA ATGGATGAATTCCCATATGTCACTATCACCTCTTGATGGTTTTTTCTTGCGTCTACGGCTTGGGAAGTGGCAAGAAGGACTAGGTGGAACTGGATACCATGTGGCTTACATAACTG GGAAGCAAAGAGAGAATGCAccacaaaatgcaaaaaattctATCTCTGTAAACGTAGGGGGAATCAAATGTTTGGTTGAGAGTCAATATGTCTCCAACCATGATTTCCTTGAG TGGTTAAATTCCCACCACATTTTGCAGGATGAGCTTATGGCATGGTGGAGTGCAACCTCAAGGGATGGTGCCCAGATCCCATCTGAAgaagatttaaatttgaaagtcaaaaagagaaaagtgtTAGGCTTCTAG
- the LOC142624570 gene encoding uncharacterized protein LOC142624570 isoform X3: MNVDNENIEPVTELGLAPSYSNQCIQRPMNIDSGAGANAGSRIDMTFVASDPLSELVWSPHKGPSNVDFPAPQSFMGGSSTTDKPVDEVITPQVASHTKDDFAGANTSNASLTSAGGGMPECQPNHEHKTGPICNMEEVNNMVGSSVLQVTRKEDIRKSEGDDICAPINVQMDEISETGENNVPSLPGLVNGGLSDIIPTKIVEPKPDMVANESFSEDSRGGGRDFGSGNHILGKNINLASDVLPVDKCKASETPVQNLSSPGKRPLEMLEFTAENDLRTLIGDSACGAANKIVEPEFNEGKTGFQPDEVVLRRGKTVLIEVSPTNSRIHMPRSKGKEKALSDGDIDRRLSKEEDVSHESVESCNSGLFSTGKKRWSVEGHMIVGSKKIKSQIQDTPGSTSYVKQDSSFMNWITNIMKGFSKPMQGEAPSLSLAIAHPDHGHQNLLTCNKNHDPGFKNNGFQSIFQSLYCPKAGGETTLFNANYQTGEGSKEHELDNKMCNINATPISICGDGDKICRQNLLPNDKLDESTSGNGADSLNQPKTFPVTFVSSKENSKINSRENKKSCNVDFGNEKDGISSNSSLGKRRTISAENFDSELPAEGKTTNDYRNSLWITRFCAKTSGPVLNVDDCIQSIGVGLECSTDCTRPLPCPENYVGFSKNHKSVAVRELSAEGPMLALGKESQKCPADTDAVVGSNWIKGHNDQKSVNKLNPKLPSPKFESSEAMASIFARRLDALKHIMPSDVKDTVICFFCGIKGHHLQECSEITESEIEDLLRNINSYNGAEESPCLCIRCFQFNHWAVACPSTSSRGRHQTRCGLVGPREMQNKTGGKENSKLLTGWKNQFPAACDGSALSISDHNFNWKPNEFIAPEEIGSNANSLKKYIASSPVENYSKENQIMSINRKLSDVPKGIFNAVKSLRLSRSDILKWMNSHMSLSPLDGFFLRLRLGKWQEGLGGTGYHVAYITGKQRENAPQNAKNSISVNVGGIKCLVESQYVSNHDFLEWLNSHHILQDELMAWWSATSRDGAQIPSEEDLNLKVKKRKVLGF; this comes from the exons ATGAATGTGGACAATGAGAACATAGAACCAGTGACTGAATTAGGACTTGCACCGAGTTATTCTAATCAGTGTATTCAGAGACCAATGAACATTGATTCAGGTGCAGGTGCAAATGCAGGTTCAAGGATAGACATGACATTTGTGGCCTCTGATCCCCTTTCTGAACTAGTTTGGTCTCCGCATAAAG GACCAAGCAATGTGGATTTTCCAGCACCTCAAAGCTTTATGGGCGGGAGTTCTACAACTGACAAACCTGTAGATGAAGTCATTACACCACAAGTGGCAAGTCATACAAAGGATGATTTTGCTGGTGCAAATACTTCAAATGCATCTCTTACAAGTGCTGGTGGTGGCATGCCAGAATGTCAGCCAAATCATGAACATAAGACAG GACCTATTTGTAATATGGAGGAAGTGAACAACATGGTAGGATCATCTGTTCTACAAGTTACTCGAAAGGAGGATATAAGAAAGAGTGAAGGTGATGATATTTGTGCCCCAATCAATGTTCAAATGGATGAAATATCTGAGACCGGAGAAAACAATGTTCCTAGTTTGCCAG GTCTGGTAAATGGAGGATTATCTGATATTATACCAACCAAAATAGTTGAACCTAAACCTGACATGGTGGCGAATGAATCATTTTCTGAGGACTCTAGAGGTGGAGGCAGAGATTTTGGAAGTGGCAATCATATATTGGGaaagaatattaatttggcCTCTGATGTTCTCCCCGTGGATAAATGCAAAGCTTCTGAAACTCCAGTCCAGAATCTTAGTTCCCCAGGCAAAAGACCTTTGGAAATGCTGGAGTTCACTGCAGAGAATGATTTACGAACTCTGATTGGTGATAGTGCTTGTGGTGCAGCGAATAAGATTGTAGAACCAGAGTTCAATGAAGGTAAAACTGGCTTTCAGCCGGATGAAGTTGTACTTCGCAGAGGCAAGACCGTTCTGATTGAAGTCTCTCCAACTAACAGCAGAATCCATATGCCTCGAAGCAAAGGCAAGGAAAAGGCTTTATCTGATGGAGATATTGATCGAAGATTGTCAAAAGAGGAGGATGTTAGCCATGAGAGTGTTGAAAGCTGCAACAGTGGGTTGTTTTCAACAGGCAAGAAGAGGTGGAGCGTTGAAGGACACATGATTGTTGGgagtaaaaaaatcaaaagccaAATTCAAGATACACCCGGTTCAACATCCTATGTTAAACAAGATAGCTCCTTTATGAATTGGATAACGAACATTATGAAGGGTTTCTCAAAACCAATGCAAGGTGAGGcaccttctctttctcttgctATTGCACATCCTGATCATGGACATCAGAATCTTCTCACATGCAACAAGAATCATGATCCAGGATTCAAAAATAATGGTTTTCAGTCAATTTTTCAGTCCTTATATTGTCCAAAGGCAGGAGGAGAAACAACATTGTTTAATGCCAATTATCAAACTGGAGAAGGATCTAAGGAGCATGAGCTGGATAACAAGATGTGCAACATTAATGCTACTCCAATATCCATTTGTGGGGATGGTGATAAAATATGCAGACAAAATCTGCTGCCAAATGATAAGCTTGATGAATCAACCTCTGGAAATGGAGCAGATTCATTAAACCAGCCTAAAACATTTCCAGTGACATTTGTTTCCAGCAAGGAAAATAGCAAGATTAATTCCAGGGAGAATAAAAAGTCATGCAACGTGGACTTTGGAAATGAGAAAGATGGAATAAGCTCCAATTCTTCTCTGGGTAAGCGTAGGACTATCAGTGCTGAGAACTTTGATTCTGAGCTGCCAGCTGAAGGGAAGACAACTAATGATTACAGAAATAGCTTGTGGATAACTCGGTTTTGTGCAAAAACTTCTGGCCCTGTGTTAAACGTGGATGATTGCATCCAGAGTATTGGTGTAGGTCTTGAGTGCTCCACTGATTGCACAAGACCTCTTCCTTGTCCTGAGAATTATGTTGGCTTTTCCAAAAACCACAAAAGTGTGGCAGTAAGGGAGCTCTCTGCTGAAGGTCCAATGCTTGCTTTGGGCAAAGAATCACAGAAGTGTCCTGCTGATACTGACGCGGTTGTTGGTTCTAATTGGATCAAAGGCCACAATGACCAGAAATCTGTAAATAAATTGAACCCTAAATTGCCTTCTCCAAAGTTTGAAAGTTCAGAGGCAATGGCTTCTATCTTTGCAAGAAGATTGGATGCCCTAAAACACATCATGCCATCAGATGTAAAAGATACTGTAATCTGTTTCTTTTGTGGCATAAAGGGTCACCATTTACAAGAGTGTTCTGAGATAACAGAAAGTGAGATTGAGGATCTTCTAAGGAATATCAATTCCTACAATGGGGCAGAAGAATCGCCTTGTTTGTGCATTAGATGTTTCCAGTTCAATCATTGGGCTGTTGCATGTCCCAGTACATCCTCAAGAGGGCGACATCAAACAAGATGTGGTTTGGTTGGTCCTAGAGAAATGCAGAATAAAACAGGAGGTAAAGAAAATTCAAAGCTGCTAACTGGTTGGAAGAATCAATTTCCAGCTGCTTGTGACGGGAGTGCTCTTAGTATATCAGACCATAATTTTAATTGGAAACCAAATGAATTCATAGCCCCTGAAGAAATAGGATCTAATGCAAATTCATTGAAGAAGTACATTGCTTCAAGTCCTGTGGAAAactattcaaaagaaaatcagATCATGTCTATCAATAGGAAACTTTCTGATGTACCAAAAGGAATCTTTAACGCCGTAAAAAGCCTTCGTTTGTCTCGCTCAGATATCCTAAA ATGGATGAATTCCCATATGTCACTATCACCTCTTGATGGTTTTTTCTTGCGTCTACGGCTTGGGAAGTGGCAAGAAGGACTAGGTGGAACTGGATACCATGTGGCTTACATAACTG GGAAGCAAAGAGAGAATGCAccacaaaatgcaaaaaattctATCTCTGTAAACGTAGGGGGAATCAAATGTTTGGTTGAGAGTCAATATGTCTCCAACCATGATTTCCTTGAG TGGTTAAATTCCCACCACATTTTGCAGGATGAGCTTATGGCATGGTGGAGTGCAACCTCAAGGGATGGTGCCCAGATCCCATCTGAAgaagatttaaatttgaaagtcaaaaagagaaaagtgtTAGGCTTCTAG
- the LOC142624570 gene encoding uncharacterized protein LOC142624570 isoform X2: MNVDNENIEPVTELGLAPSYSNQCIQRPMNIDSGAGANAGSRIDMTFVASDPLSELVWSPHKGLSLKCADSSFANKKPSLLWGAGPSNVDFPAPQSFMGGSSTTDKPVDEVITPQVASHTKDDFAGANTSNASLTSAGGGMPECQPNHEHKTGPICNMEEVNNMVGSSVLQVTRKEDIRKSEGDDICAPINVQMDEISETGENNVPSLPGLVNGGLSDIIPTKIVEPKPDMVANESFSEDSRGGGRDFGSGNHILGKNINLASDVLPVDKCKASETPVQNLSSPGKRPLEMLEFTAENDLRTLIGDSACGAANKIVEPEFNEGKTGFQPDEVVLRRGKTVLIEVSPTNSRIHMPRSKGKEKALSDGDIDRRLSKEEDVSHESVESCNSGLFSTGKKRWSVEGHMIVGSKKIKSQIQDTPGSTSYVKQDSSFMNWITNIMKGFSKPMQGEAPSLSLAIAHPDHGHQNLLTCNKNHDPGFKNNGFQSIFQSLYCPKAGGETTLFNANYQTGEGSKEHELDNKMCNINATPISICGDGDKICRQNLLPNDKLDESTSGNGADSLNQPKTFPVTFVSSKENSKINSRENKKSCNVDFGNEKDGISSNSSLGKRRTISAENFDSELPAEGKTTNDYRNSLWITRFCAKTSGPVLNVDDCIQSIGVGLECSTDCTRPLPCPENYVGFSKNHKSVAVRELSAEGPMLALGKESQKCPADTDAVVGSNWIKGHNDQKSVNKLNPKLPSPKFESSEAMASIFARRLDALKHIMPSDVKDTVICFFCGIKGHHLQECSEITESEIEDLLRNINSYNGAEESPCLCIRCFQFNHWAVACPSTSSRGRHQTRCGLVGPREMQNKTGGKENSKLLTGWKNQFPAACDGSALSISDHNFNWKPNEFIAPEEIGSNANSLKKYIASSPVENYSKENQIMSINRKLSDVPKGIFNAVKSLRLSRSDILKWMNSHMSLSPLDGFFLRLRLGKWQEGLGGTGYHVAYITGKQRENAPQNAKNSISVNVGGIKCLVESQYVSNHDFLEDELMAWWSATSRDGAQIPSEEDLNLKVKKRKVLGF; the protein is encoded by the exons ATGAATGTGGACAATGAGAACATAGAACCAGTGACTGAATTAGGACTTGCACCGAGTTATTCTAATCAGTGTATTCAGAGACCAATGAACATTGATTCAGGTGCAGGTGCAAATGCAGGTTCAAGGATAGACATGACATTTGTGGCCTCTGATCCCCTTTCTGAACTAGTTTGGTCTCCGCATAAAGGTTTGAGTCTCAAATGTGCTGATTCCAGCTTTGCCAATAAAAAACCCTCACTTTTGTGGGGTGCAGGACCAAGCAATGTGGATTTTCCAGCACCTCAAAGCTTTATGGGCGGGAGTTCTACAACTGACAAACCTGTAGATGAAGTCATTACACCACAAGTGGCAAGTCATACAAAGGATGATTTTGCTGGTGCAAATACTTCAAATGCATCTCTTACAAGTGCTGGTGGTGGCATGCCAGAATGTCAGCCAAATCATGAACATAAGACAG GACCTATTTGTAATATGGAGGAAGTGAACAACATGGTAGGATCATCTGTTCTACAAGTTACTCGAAAGGAGGATATAAGAAAGAGTGAAGGTGATGATATTTGTGCCCCAATCAATGTTCAAATGGATGAAATATCTGAGACCGGAGAAAACAATGTTCCTAGTTTGCCAG GTCTGGTAAATGGAGGATTATCTGATATTATACCAACCAAAATAGTTGAACCTAAACCTGACATGGTGGCGAATGAATCATTTTCTGAGGACTCTAGAGGTGGAGGCAGAGATTTTGGAAGTGGCAATCATATATTGGGaaagaatattaatttggcCTCTGATGTTCTCCCCGTGGATAAATGCAAAGCTTCTGAAACTCCAGTCCAGAATCTTAGTTCCCCAGGCAAAAGACCTTTGGAAATGCTGGAGTTCACTGCAGAGAATGATTTACGAACTCTGATTGGTGATAGTGCTTGTGGTGCAGCGAATAAGATTGTAGAACCAGAGTTCAATGAAGGTAAAACTGGCTTTCAGCCGGATGAAGTTGTACTTCGCAGAGGCAAGACCGTTCTGATTGAAGTCTCTCCAACTAACAGCAGAATCCATATGCCTCGAAGCAAAGGCAAGGAAAAGGCTTTATCTGATGGAGATATTGATCGAAGATTGTCAAAAGAGGAGGATGTTAGCCATGAGAGTGTTGAAAGCTGCAACAGTGGGTTGTTTTCAACAGGCAAGAAGAGGTGGAGCGTTGAAGGACACATGATTGTTGGgagtaaaaaaatcaaaagccaAATTCAAGATACACCCGGTTCAACATCCTATGTTAAACAAGATAGCTCCTTTATGAATTGGATAACGAACATTATGAAGGGTTTCTCAAAACCAATGCAAGGTGAGGcaccttctctttctcttgctATTGCACATCCTGATCATGGACATCAGAATCTTCTCACATGCAACAAGAATCATGATCCAGGATTCAAAAATAATGGTTTTCAGTCAATTTTTCAGTCCTTATATTGTCCAAAGGCAGGAGGAGAAACAACATTGTTTAATGCCAATTATCAAACTGGAGAAGGATCTAAGGAGCATGAGCTGGATAACAAGATGTGCAACATTAATGCTACTCCAATATCCATTTGTGGGGATGGTGATAAAATATGCAGACAAAATCTGCTGCCAAATGATAAGCTTGATGAATCAACCTCTGGAAATGGAGCAGATTCATTAAACCAGCCTAAAACATTTCCAGTGACATTTGTTTCCAGCAAGGAAAATAGCAAGATTAATTCCAGGGAGAATAAAAAGTCATGCAACGTGGACTTTGGAAATGAGAAAGATGGAATAAGCTCCAATTCTTCTCTGGGTAAGCGTAGGACTATCAGTGCTGAGAACTTTGATTCTGAGCTGCCAGCTGAAGGGAAGACAACTAATGATTACAGAAATAGCTTGTGGATAACTCGGTTTTGTGCAAAAACTTCTGGCCCTGTGTTAAACGTGGATGATTGCATCCAGAGTATTGGTGTAGGTCTTGAGTGCTCCACTGATTGCACAAGACCTCTTCCTTGTCCTGAGAATTATGTTGGCTTTTCCAAAAACCACAAAAGTGTGGCAGTAAGGGAGCTCTCTGCTGAAGGTCCAATGCTTGCTTTGGGCAAAGAATCACAGAAGTGTCCTGCTGATACTGACGCGGTTGTTGGTTCTAATTGGATCAAAGGCCACAATGACCAGAAATCTGTAAATAAATTGAACCCTAAATTGCCTTCTCCAAAGTTTGAAAGTTCAGAGGCAATGGCTTCTATCTTTGCAAGAAGATTGGATGCCCTAAAACACATCATGCCATCAGATGTAAAAGATACTGTAATCTGTTTCTTTTGTGGCATAAAGGGTCACCATTTACAAGAGTGTTCTGAGATAACAGAAAGTGAGATTGAGGATCTTCTAAGGAATATCAATTCCTACAATGGGGCAGAAGAATCGCCTTGTTTGTGCATTAGATGTTTCCAGTTCAATCATTGGGCTGTTGCATGTCCCAGTACATCCTCAAGAGGGCGACATCAAACAAGATGTGGTTTGGTTGGTCCTAGAGAAATGCAGAATAAAACAGGAGGTAAAGAAAATTCAAAGCTGCTAACTGGTTGGAAGAATCAATTTCCAGCTGCTTGTGACGGGAGTGCTCTTAGTATATCAGACCATAATTTTAATTGGAAACCAAATGAATTCATAGCCCCTGAAGAAATAGGATCTAATGCAAATTCATTGAAGAAGTACATTGCTTCAAGTCCTGTGGAAAactattcaaaagaaaatcagATCATGTCTATCAATAGGAAACTTTCTGATGTACCAAAAGGAATCTTTAACGCCGTAAAAAGCCTTCGTTTGTCTCGCTCAGATATCCTAAA ATGGATGAATTCCCATATGTCACTATCACCTCTTGATGGTTTTTTCTTGCGTCTACGGCTTGGGAAGTGGCAAGAAGGACTAGGTGGAACTGGATACCATGTGGCTTACATAACTG GGAAGCAAAGAGAGAATGCAccacaaaatgcaaaaaattctATCTCTGTAAACGTAGGGGGAATCAAATGTTTGGTTGAGAGTCAATATGTCTCCAACCATGATTTCCTTGAG GATGAGCTTATGGCATGGTGGAGTGCAACCTCAAGGGATGGTGCCCAGATCCCATCTGAAgaagatttaaatttgaaagtcaaaaagagaaaagtgtTAGGCTTCTAG